The following coding sequences lie in one Fundulus heteroclitus isolate FHET01 chromosome 20, MU-UCD_Fhet_4.1, whole genome shotgun sequence genomic window:
- the LOC105927143 gene encoding NCK-interacting protein with SH3 domain — MYRSLYAFRSSEPNSLHFAAGESFLILERSNKHWWLGSRCSSGETGYIPASYIEKLQAPEQDEVLQSIDRAIEGIHNVALKNGGKYNLEQRDVLQKLIHHRKETLARRSSSSAGHRLPSSNSEISLSQTPPPANGLNQNYGRQGSVPLSGSMDSMQGEPGLYQVPPQPRRAAPITPPPPEKQRNNRRPEPDVPSRVSSLPGSPAPSLTISTTSPESASSSRSSLATSDISLPSTSSTPPPPVPSRVKPPAPATDGQPSASPAMPAPGKKSPAPQPPLPSDTTRPGAAPVQLPVEDPPGPEWPVAPPSVAESPPGSPSASGPVPTTVGAELIELVRKNTGLSFELSRVAVGVVVGHLQTALPQAASALEQVLLSLVQSTDLKAGLPQGQVCHDEQRLEVIFSDLARHCDDSQQRSWALHEDHALIACYLEELLKILTDADPEVCKRMCKSNNHENVLSLVSYYQMELRVTLRLLLLKVFGAMCSLDAALISTLLNSILPMELARDLQTDTQEHQKMCYTALVLTMMFSMGEQVPYHHYEHLNAEFVRFLLGVVEDGLPSDPTEQLPDIFLNLLLAFNLHHTAPSNNAIMQELKQKNVKVLTEKVLLLLNRGEDPVCMFKHTPPAPHSVLKFLQDVFSSRDTANIFYRTDMMVMIDIAVRQISDLSPGDKLRMEYLSLMHSIMSSTDYLEHRHRLSDLQGSLKRILREEEDPGEEEGSATAKQMDKLIVQQIFKEFPQICDNLN; from the exons GCTCCAGAGCAAGACGAGGTGCTGCAGTCCATCGACCGAGCGATCGAAGGCATCCACAACGTGGCCTTAAAGAACGGAGGCAAATACAACCTGGAACAACGAGATGTCCTGCA AAAGCTGATCCACCACAGAAAGGAGACCCTCGCCCGGCGAAGTTCCTCCTCCGCCGGACACAGACTTCCATCTTCCAACAGTGAAATCTCCCTGAGTCAAACCCCTCCGCCCGCCAACGGCCTCAACCAGAACTACGGGAGGCAGGGGAGTGTGCCGTTATCGGGGAGCATGGACAGCATGCAGGGAGAGCCAGGCCTCTACCAG GTGCCGCCTCAGCCCCGGCGCGCTGCTCCTATCACTCCTCCTCCCCCTGAGAAGCAGAGAAACAACCGGCGTCCAG AGCCGGACGTCCCCTCCAGGGTCTCCTCTCTTCCTGGGTCCCCCGCTCCCTCCCTGACTATCAGCACCACCTCCCCGGAGtctgcctcctcctcccgcTCCTCTTTGGCCACCTCCGACATCAGTCTGCCGAGCACCTCCAGCACCCCTCCTCCGCCTGTGCCGTCCCGCGTGAAGCCCCCCGCCCCGGCCACGGACGGGCAGCCGTCCGCCTCTCCTGCCATGCCGGCTCCTGGGAAGAAAAGCCCGGCGCCGCAGCCTCCCCTGCCCTCCGACACCACCCGCCCCGGCGCTGCTCCTGTCCAGCTCCCCGTGGAGGACCCACCGGGGCCCGAATGGCCGGTCGCCCCGCCGTCTGTCGCCGAAAGCCCCCCCGGCAGCCCCTCCGCCTCTGGGCCGGTTCCCACAACGGTGGGAGCCGAGCTGATCGAGCTGGTGCGGAAGAACACGGGCCTGAGCTTCGAGCTCTCCCGGGTGGCCGTGGGCGTGGTGGTGGGCCACCTGCAGACCGCTCTGCCTCAGGCCGCCTCCGCTTTGGAGCAGGTTCTTCTGTCGCTGGTGCAGAGCACG GACTTAAAGGCAGGGCTGCCGCAGGGTCAGGTGTGTCATGACGAGCAGCGCCTGGAGGTGATCTTCAGTGACCTCGCCCGTCACTGTGACGACTCCCAGCAACGCAGCTGGGCGCTGCACGAGGACCACGCCCTCATCGCCTGCTacctggaggagctgctaaAGATACTG ACTGATGCAGATCCAGAGGTTTGCAAGAGGATGTGCAAGTCCAACAACCACGAGAACGTGCTGTCACTGGTTTCATATTATCAGATG GAGCTTCGAGTCACTCTGCGGCTGCTTCTGCTCAAAGTGTTCGGGGCGATGTGCAGCCTGGACGCGgctctcatctccacgctgctAAACTCCATCCTGCCCATGGAGCTGGCCCGGGACCTCCAGACGGACACGCAGG AACACCAGAAGATGTGCTACACCGCTTTGGTTCTAACTATGATGTTCTCAATGGGAGAGCAGGTGCCATATCACCACTACG AGCACCTTAACGCTGAATTTGTCCGCTTTCTGCTGGGTGTGGTGGAGGACGGGCTTCCCTCTGATCCCACTGAGCAGCTGCCAGACATCTTCCTGAACCTCCTGCTGGCCTTCAACCTGCACCACACAG CACCGAGCAACAACGCAATAATGCAGGAGCTAAAGCAAAAAAACGTCAAGGTCCTGACTGAGAAAGTGCTGCTGCTCCTGAACAGAGGAG AGGATCCAGTGTGCATGTTCAAGCACACGCCACCCGCTCCTCACTCTGTGCTCAAGTTCCTGCAGGACGTCTTTTCCAGCCGAGACACCGCCAACATCTTCTATCGCACTGACATGATGGTGATGATCGACATCGCCGTCCGACAAATTTCCGACCTGTCCCCCGGAGACAAG CTGCGGATGGAGTACCTCTCCCTCATGCACTCCATAATGAGCTCCACAGACTACCTGGAGCACCGGCACCGCCTGTCTGACCTGCAGGGATCGCTGAAGAGGATTCTCAGGGAGGAGGAAGACCCAGGAGAGGAAGAAGGGAGCGCCACAGCAAAACAGATGGATAAGCTAATTGTGCAGCAGATCTTCAAGGAGTTCCCGCAGATCTGCGACAACCTGAACTGA
- the prkar2ab gene encoding protein kinase, cAMP-dependent, regulatory, type II, alpha, B isoform X2, which produces MSTVEIPAGLKELLQGYTLEVLRRRPPNLVEFAVQHFTRILENQKNEQRAGKQSSSDTSSSKPAEKEVAIETVANKSNENDDEEEEEQFKSPQVPKHVCSASVCAEAYDPDDDADDDAQPQVVHPKTQEQRQRLQDACKDILLFKTLEKEQFSEVLDAMFEVLVKPQDHIIDQGDDGDNFYVIDKGVYDIFVAKDGVSVCVGKYNNKGSFGELALMYNTLRAATIVATEEGTLWGLDRATFHRLIVKNNAKKRRMYEAFIECVPLLNCLELSERMKIVDVLGVRAFKDGDRIIAQGDKADCFYIVESGEVKILIKSKTKAGRQDNAEVEVARCSRGQYFGELALVTNKPRAASVYAVGETKCLVIDIQAFERLLGPCMDIMKRNISQYEDQLVALFGCSDDLKHQDSVSEPACE; this is translated from the exons ATGAGTACGGTAGAGATCCCAGCAGGTTtgaaggagctgctgcagggTTACACGCTGGAGGTGCTCCGTCGCAGGCCTCCCAACCTGGTGGAGTTTGCTGTGCAGCATTTCACGCGGATCCTGGAGAACCAAAAGAACGAGCAGCGAGCCGGGAAGCAGAGCAGCAGCgacaccagcagcagcaagcCTGCAGAAAAGGAGGTCGCTATTGAAACGGTGGCAAACAAGTCCAACGAAAACGAcgacgaagaggaggaggag CAGTTTAA GTCTCCCCAAGTACCCAAACATGTCTGTTCTGCTTCAGTTTGTGCCGAGGCTTACGACCCTGACGACGACGCGGACGATGACGCCCAGCCTCAGGTCGTGCATCCCAAAACACAAGAGCAGCGTCAACGGCTTCAGGACGCCTGCAAAGACATTCTGCTGTTCAAGACCCTGGAGAAG GAGCAGTTCTCTGAGGTCCTGGACGCCATGTTTGAGGTTTTGGTCAAACCTCAGGACCACATCATAGACCAGGGAGACGACGGGGATAATTTCTACGTCATAGACAA AGGCGTGTATGATATCTTTGTGGCCAAGGATGGCGTGAGCGTGTGCGTGGGGAAGTACAACAACAAGGGGAGCTTCGGGGAGCTGGCCCTCATGTACAACACGCTGCGGGCTGCCACCATCGTAGCCACAGAGGAGGGCACTCTGTGGGGCCTG GACCGAGCGACGTTTCACAGGCTGATAGTGAAAAACAACGCAAAGAAGAGGAGGATGTACGAGGCCTTCATAGAGTGCGTGCCTCTCCTGAACTGCCTGGAG CTCTCCGAGAGGATGAAGATAGTCGACGTTTTGGGAGTGCGAGCGTTTAAAGACGGAGATCGCATCATAGCACAG GGCGACAAAGCCGACTGTTTCTACATCGTGGAGTCAGGGGAGGTGAAGATACTGATCAAGAGCAAG ACCAAGGCGGGCCGGCAGGACAACGCAGAGGTGGAAGTGGCTCGCTGCTCCAGAGGGCAGTATTTCGGAGAGCTGGCGCTGGTCACCAATAAACCTCGAGCAGCCTCTGTCTACGCCGTGGGAGAGACCAAATGTTTAG TGATCGACATCCAGGCGTTTGAGCGCCTCTTGGGGCCCTGCATGGACATCATGAAGAGGAACATCTCGCAGTACGAGGACCAGCTGGTGGCGCTGTTTGGCTGCAGTGATGATTTAAAACATCAGGACTCTGTTTCTGAACCAGCATGTGAATAA
- the prkar2ab gene encoding protein kinase, cAMP-dependent, regulatory, type II, alpha, B isoform X1, producing the protein MSTVEIPAGLKELLQGYTLEVLRRRPPNLVEFAVQHFTRILENQKNEQRAGKQSSSDTSSSKPAEKEVAIETVANKSNENDDEEEEEVKEAPKSRTGRSRRVAVCAEAYDPDDDADDDAQPQVVHPKTQEQRQRLQDACKDILLFKTLEKEQFSEVLDAMFEVLVKPQDHIIDQGDDGDNFYVIDKGVYDIFVAKDGVSVCVGKYNNKGSFGELALMYNTLRAATIVATEEGTLWGLDRATFHRLIVKNNAKKRRMYEAFIECVPLLNCLELSERMKIVDVLGVRAFKDGDRIIAQGDKADCFYIVESGEVKILIKSKTKAGRQDNAEVEVARCSRGQYFGELALVTNKPRAASVYAVGETKCLVIDIQAFERLLGPCMDIMKRNISQYEDQLVALFGCSDDLKHQDSVSEPACE; encoded by the exons ATGAGTACGGTAGAGATCCCAGCAGGTTtgaaggagctgctgcagggTTACACGCTGGAGGTGCTCCGTCGCAGGCCTCCCAACCTGGTGGAGTTTGCTGTGCAGCATTTCACGCGGATCCTGGAGAACCAAAAGAACGAGCAGCGAGCCGGGAAGCAGAGCAGCAGCgacaccagcagcagcaagcCTGCAGAAAAGGAGGTCGCTATTGAAACGGTGGCAAACAAGTCCAACGAAAACGAcgacgaagaggaggaggaggtgaaggaAGCTCCCA AGTCCAGGACGGGTAGGAGCCGCAGAGTGGCAG TTTGTGCCGAGGCTTACGACCCTGACGACGACGCGGACGATGACGCCCAGCCTCAGGTCGTGCATCCCAAAACACAAGAGCAGCGTCAACGGCTTCAGGACGCCTGCAAAGACATTCTGCTGTTCAAGACCCTGGAGAAG GAGCAGTTCTCTGAGGTCCTGGACGCCATGTTTGAGGTTTTGGTCAAACCTCAGGACCACATCATAGACCAGGGAGACGACGGGGATAATTTCTACGTCATAGACAA AGGCGTGTATGATATCTTTGTGGCCAAGGATGGCGTGAGCGTGTGCGTGGGGAAGTACAACAACAAGGGGAGCTTCGGGGAGCTGGCCCTCATGTACAACACGCTGCGGGCTGCCACCATCGTAGCCACAGAGGAGGGCACTCTGTGGGGCCTG GACCGAGCGACGTTTCACAGGCTGATAGTGAAAAACAACGCAAAGAAGAGGAGGATGTACGAGGCCTTCATAGAGTGCGTGCCTCTCCTGAACTGCCTGGAG CTCTCCGAGAGGATGAAGATAGTCGACGTTTTGGGAGTGCGAGCGTTTAAAGACGGAGATCGCATCATAGCACAG GGCGACAAAGCCGACTGTTTCTACATCGTGGAGTCAGGGGAGGTGAAGATACTGATCAAGAGCAAG ACCAAGGCGGGCCGGCAGGACAACGCAGAGGTGGAAGTGGCTCGCTGCTCCAGAGGGCAGTATTTCGGAGAGCTGGCGCTGGTCACCAATAAACCTCGAGCAGCCTCTGTCTACGCCGTGGGAGAGACCAAATGTTTAG TGATCGACATCCAGGCGTTTGAGCGCCTCTTGGGGCCCTGCATGGACATCATGAAGAGGAACATCTCGCAGTACGAGGACCAGCTGGTGGCGCTGTTTGGCTGCAGTGATGATTTAAAACATCAGGACTCTGTTTCTGAACCAGCATGTGAATAA